Below is a window of Desulfatibacillum aliphaticivorans DSM 15576 DNA.
AATTTTCCGTTAAAAACCGGACGGATAAACGCGTCTTCCTCCGGCTTGAACTCCATGGCGCCCGATATAAACGAAGCGCCCCATTTGGCGGCCAGGGCAGGGCCCAGGTCCATGCCAAGGGATGTGTGAGGCAGTACGATATATGCGAAATCGTCTGTTTCTGCGGCATTCAACACCGCGTTCCGAAACGCCTCGCCGGTGTAATGCTCCAGGGATTTGCCTGAAAATCCAAGAACCTGCACCCCGAATTCCGCAAGCTGGGCCGCAGCGGCCCCGGCGTCTTTCGCCAGGACGACAGCCTGCACGTTTTCCAATGATCCCGAAAGGATGCGGGCGCATTCCACGCATTCCAGGGTTGCGGGGGTTATCTGGCCTTCCTTGTGCTCCGCGACCACAAGGGCTTTTTTGACGTCCGAACTCATAACAGGGCCCTCTCTTTCAGGATGGAAACCAATTGCCGGGCTTTTTCCGCGGTGGAGCCTTCCAGGAACACTCCCTGGCCTTTTTGCTTGGGAGGCGCTGCGCCCAGGATTTGGTCAACTGGTCTACTGGGTGACTGGCCTGACGGTCCGACCACTTCCAGTTCCTGCTTGTTGGCCCGCATCATATTGCTCAGGCTGGGATACCGGGGCTGGCGGGTTCCGCTCTGGATGGTGACCAGGGCGGGCAAGGTCAGTTGGATGGTTTCCTGAACGCCTCCCTCTCCCTCACGCAGAACGTCCACGGCGTTTTTATCCGTGGGCTTTTCCAATGATATGGCGGACGTAACCCACGGCAGGTCCAGGATGCCAGCGATCATCGGCCCAACGGCGCCGGCCATCTCGTCTTCGGACATGACCCCGCACATAATCAGGTCGTAGTTTTTATCTTTAACGGCTGAGGCAATCAGGGACGCGGTTTCAAACGAAGTAAGCGCCCGGTCTTCGTCCACCGGGATGAATATCCCGTTGGAGGCGCCCATGGCCAAGGCCCGGCGCAGGGAGGCCTCGGCCTCCTCCGGCCCCACCGTGACGGCTTCCACCTCTACACCGTCCATGGATTCTTTCAGGCGCATGGCTTCTTCCATGGCGTAT
It encodes the following:
- a CDS encoding electron transfer flavoprotein subunit beta/FixA family protein — translated: MKILVCVKQVPDPEVDLELTPGGRVTPKRDSYVMNRLDEYAMEEAMRLKESMDGVEVEAVTVGPEEAEASLRRALAMGASNGIFIPVDEDRALTSFETASLIASAVKDKNYDLIMCGVMSEDEMAGAVGPMIAGILDLPWVTSAISLEKPTDKNAVDVLREGEGGVQETIQLTLPALVTIQSGTRQPRYPSLSNMMRANKQELEVVGPSGQSPSRPVDQILGAAPPKQKGQGVFLEGSTAEKARQLVSILKERALL